The following are encoded in a window of Haloarcula halophila genomic DNA:
- a CDS encoding ArnT family glycosyltransferase, producing the protein MQRRVELVVWIVPALALLPLLTTPVPVTIHGPREIAGYFQALALARIGLESYFLLTPQESFSALHLHSLLIAPLVALGYVEGGRLVSLLAAIGSVAGAGYVGSQLADQRSALLAPAVLWAQPVFVRHAWVFEPDTLSISLTTGAVACVLRYLDTEDRRWFVGSAAMLVLGITNRMWEATIVLPLVVALLWEGRRREALWMALLAPLTAALVSFVTELQPSGASTLLVHSTRQTGLGIFLRPRFWTAHLDLHYGLPAPYGLGLTLLLPLSVGACLYWAIRARRTGELRVAVLAAWLASGLAIPLMLARGYLIHYYYLWALLAPFAVTVALVGNDAIDWIGATADQSPDRIRSTVVAILVVGALTHALVFQAGALGGTTLPVVQHVDSEQYKSSDATEAGVTLRTLDPRHVASLFVGSWEQDFTRDTGRVAVYSGILFRQRIVGAPGGPDLVTTLETVTPCEAQQASDHVVVQKANGTISVHDCRSTG; encoded by the coding sequence ATGCAGCGCCGTGTCGAACTTGTCGTGTGGATCGTGCCTGCGCTGGCGCTCCTTCCGCTTTTGACTACTCCAGTTCCGGTTACGATACACGGGCCACGAGAGATTGCGGGGTACTTTCAAGCACTCGCCCTCGCCCGGATTGGGCTGGAGTCGTACTTTTTGTTGACGCCTCAAGAGAGTTTCAGTGCCCTCCACCTTCACAGCCTGCTGATTGCTCCGCTGGTCGCGTTGGGGTACGTAGAAGGAGGACGCCTCGTCTCGCTACTGGCGGCGATCGGTTCCGTTGCTGGCGCTGGCTACGTCGGGTCACAGCTGGCCGATCAGAGATCAGCGCTTCTCGCCCCGGCTGTGCTGTGGGCACAGCCCGTGTTCGTCCGCCACGCTTGGGTATTCGAGCCTGACACGCTGAGTATCTCGCTGACAACTGGTGCGGTGGCCTGTGTCCTTCGCTATCTCGACACGGAAGATCGTCGCTGGTTTGTCGGCTCTGCAGCCATGCTCGTTCTTGGTATCACGAATCGTATGTGGGAAGCGACGATTGTGCTTCCACTGGTCGTCGCGTTACTGTGGGAGGGGCGTCGACGGGAGGCGCTGTGGATGGCACTACTCGCTCCCTTGACTGCGGCGCTCGTGAGTTTCGTCACCGAGCTTCAACCCTCCGGTGCGAGTACACTCCTCGTTCACAGTACTCGTCAGACCGGCCTCGGTATCTTTCTCAGGCCACGGTTCTGGACCGCGCATCTCGACCTGCACTATGGGCTACCCGCCCCGTACGGGCTAGGACTCACTCTGTTGCTCCCTCTCTCGGTTGGCGCGTGTCTCTACTGGGCAATCCGCGCGCGCCGAACTGGTGAATTACGGGTCGCAGTCTTGGCCGCTTGGCTCGCGAGTGGGCTGGCGATTCCGTTGATGCTCGCTCGTGGCTATCTGATTCACTACTACTATCTCTGGGCGCTGCTAGCCCCGTTTGCTGTCACCGTCGCTCTCGTCGGGAACGACGCGATTGACTGGATTGGGGCTACAGCCGACCAGTCTCCGGATCGAATCCGCAGTACCGTCGTCGCGATACTCGTGGTCGGTGCGCTCACTCACGCGCTGGTCTTTCAGGCTGGTGCGCTCGGCGGCACGACACTCCCGGTCGTCCAACACGTTGATAGCGAGCAGTACAAGAGTTCGGACGCGACGGAAGCGGGTGTAACTCTTCGAACGCTTGACCCACGACATGTGGCGAGCTTATTCGTGGGGTCTTGGGAACAGGATTTCACGAGAGACACTGGCCGGGTCGCGGTCTACAGCGGAATTCTCTTTCGCCAGCGAATTGTTGGCGCTCCTGGCGGTCCCGACCTCGTCACCACCCTCGAAACAGTGACTCCGTGCGAGGCTCAGCAAGCCTCGGATCACGTCGTCGTCCAGAAGGCGAACGGAACGATCTCGGTCCACGACTGCCGGTCGACTGGGTAA
- a CDS encoding DUF4330 family protein — protein MAGSGRLGPVLDEDGSLFGIVNIVDAFVVVLLVTVVVAGVALVISESPDTTDQSQPLRYATVTYTVPISSDAASIDKGSTLAFAESGSSYEVTTTAKGFTSDSRVQIVARVRYRGNFSGPAIDEQGILRRERSLYGGDESIVLTRGYRTPVTVMTVNQTSSRIQSSSVPVVLAVNESVGRVVETGDNVRVGSQTVGTIRNVAPETEGSHALVGLELTAWLRDDTPWYTDRPLRVDTELTVVTNDAVITGRVTRIGTTNTTER, from the coding sequence ATGGCTGGATCGGGACGGTTGGGACCAGTTCTCGACGAAGACGGGTCGCTGTTCGGAATCGTAAATATCGTTGACGCGTTCGTCGTCGTCCTTCTGGTCACAGTCGTAGTGGCAGGCGTCGCACTCGTCATCAGCGAGTCGCCCGATACGACCGACCAATCGCAGCCACTACGGTACGCAACGGTCACTTATACAGTACCCATATCGAGCGACGCAGCATCGATAGACAAGGGTTCGACACTTGCGTTCGCTGAATCCGGAAGTTCATACGAAGTGACAACGACCGCGAAGGGGTTCACGTCCGACAGCAGAGTGCAAATCGTCGCCCGTGTTCGGTACCGGGGGAACTTCTCCGGGCCAGCGATCGATGAACAGGGAATACTGAGAAGAGAGCGGTCCCTGTACGGCGGTGACGAGAGCATCGTTCTCACGCGGGGGTACAGAACGCCGGTCACGGTTATGACTGTCAACCAGACCAGCAGTCGAATTCAGTCAAGTAGCGTACCTGTCGTCCTCGCTGTGAACGAGAGTGTCGGCCGTGTCGTCGAGACTGGCGATAACGTCCGTGTCGGATCGCAGACTGTCGGAACAATCCGAAATGTAGCACCGGAAACGGAAGGCAGCCATGCGCTCGTCGGCCTCGAACTCACTGCGTGGCTCCGCGACGACACGCCGTGGTACACCGATCGTCCGCTGCGGGTCGATACCGAACTGACCGTCGTGACAAATGACGCCGTCATCACCGGTCGAGTGACACGGATTGGAACGACGAACACCACTGAGAGGTAA
- a CDS encoding sugar transferase, whose translation MISGWRYRLAAVGGVLCLTTLAVTVSNLSIVQHAVTSLPVLNNLQPETYGNGDLLDEIVTTAVVVVGALWPLFKPRPRRILDTVELSHKRVMLAATGLATIGYFDWSTRLPRTTLVASVLCLLVVIPGWFVFIRQRPRTSRRAVIVGDDATIMARLQDAATMDVVGYVAPPNPVTTPPEQATRYVTDGGNELNLRRLGGLSGLTEVLVEHDIDTVLLGFRHPDREEFFGTLAACYEHGIQAMVHRQHADGVLIADTDGGDLVRTDLEPWDLQDYILKRSFDVLFASSALLVLSPVILVIVAAIKVDSAGPVLYAQRRTASFGDTFTIYKFRTMITGAEAKTGPQISAEDAGGVDPRITRVGHVLRTTHLDEIPQLLAVLRGDMSVVGPRPERPELDADIDSTVTGWRSRWFVKPGLTGLAQINDVTGHDPQAKLRYDIEYIQSQSLAFDAKIVVRQLYQVAIDSLRFLLSRDDSDE comes from the coding sequence ATGATTTCCGGGTGGCGCTACCGACTCGCTGCTGTCGGCGGCGTCCTCTGTCTCACTACGCTCGCAGTCACAGTCTCGAATCTATCGATCGTCCAGCACGCAGTCACGTCACTGCCGGTGCTGAACAACCTGCAACCGGAGACCTACGGTAACGGCGACCTTCTCGACGAGATTGTCACCACCGCAGTCGTCGTCGTCGGGGCGCTGTGGCCGCTATTCAAGCCGCGTCCCCGTCGGATTCTCGACACCGTCGAACTATCACACAAGCGCGTCATGCTCGCTGCGACCGGGCTGGCGACGATCGGGTACTTCGACTGGTCGACACGGCTCCCACGGACGACGCTGGTGGCCAGCGTGCTGTGTCTCCTCGTGGTCATTCCAGGGTGGTTCGTCTTCATCCGGCAGCGGCCCCGGACGAGTCGTCGAGCGGTGATCGTCGGTGACGACGCGACGATCATGGCACGGCTTCAGGATGCAGCAACGATGGACGTGGTCGGATACGTCGCGCCACCGAACCCCGTCACTACGCCACCAGAACAAGCGACTCGGTACGTGACCGACGGCGGAAACGAACTGAATCTACGCCGTCTCGGGGGGCTCTCCGGGCTGACCGAGGTACTGGTCGAACACGATATCGACACCGTCTTGCTCGGCTTTCGCCATCCGGACCGCGAGGAATTCTTCGGGACGCTCGCCGCCTGTTACGAACACGGTATCCAGGCGATGGTCCACCGCCAGCACGCGGACGGCGTGCTGATCGCCGATACGGACGGTGGTGATCTCGTCCGGACGGATCTCGAACCGTGGGACCTGCAGGATTACATCCTCAAGCGTTCGTTCGATGTCCTCTTCGCGAGTAGTGCCCTCCTGGTTCTCTCCCCAGTCATCCTCGTGATTGTGGCCGCGATCAAAGTCGATTCAGCCGGCCCAGTCCTCTACGCACAGCGCCGAACTGCGTCGTTTGGTGATACGTTCACGATCTACAAGTTCCGGACTATGATCACGGGGGCGGAAGCGAAGACTGGCCCGCAGATCAGTGCCGAAGACGCCGGTGGTGTCGACCCACGGATCACCCGTGTCGGCCACGTCCTGCGAACGACCCATCTCGACGAGATTCCCCAGCTTCTGGCTGTCCTCCGGGGCGACATGAGCGTCGTCGGCCCGCGGCCCGAGCGCCCGGAACTCGACGCCGACATCGACTCGACCGTGACCGGGTGGCGGAGCCGCTGGTTCGTCAAGCCAGGACTGACTGGACTGGCACAGATCAACGACGTGACCGGCCACGACCCACAGGCGAAGCTCAGATACGACATCGAGTACATCCAGAGTCAGTCGCTCGCGTTCGACGCGAAGATCGTCGTTCGGCAACTGTATCAGGTCGCGATAGATTCTCTCAGATTTCTCCTGTCGCGTGATGATAGCGACGAGTAA
- a CDS encoding sulfatase-like hydrolase/transferase, with protein MDRPPNIVFLVWDACRLDYAREHARTLCDLGSSNLWFERAVTPAPWSLPAHASLFSGQYPHEHGRTELGDDLDGLPLTRCLSEEGYTCYGVSANGFACQRTGFHDGFDEFHYTRGRERFDDALAVSGAVLGHLRETDGSKPGVAIRTTRSILAHEKPLKSLVNAGAVGLGAAAVRLRPLQRIPHPLCAADSGYVYSSRANTARLETIIRREAETQTPFFVFANYMDTHRPYKPNQETQRRHLGRTLSRSELERLNDDVADPWAFIAAVENEMVSDDDVEAVRGLYAGEVETVDEQLQRLLETLDETGQRENTLVVVTSDHGENLGETDERGERRMGHESSVSDSLARVPLVVAHPALPARTIEKPVSLRRLFDIFTQHRERFLDAGGRLDSLPSEPIVTCQYPAAGGEHLYQAHPAVQDAALQYRVSDHAVVAYGVDWRVGLDTTGARWAVADGESCSFDAAPARLRERAHEQLSGLRHLSDPTELDDPQVSQLEALGYM; from the coding sequence ATGGACCGACCGCCGAATATCGTGTTCCTCGTCTGGGACGCCTGTCGGCTCGACTACGCCCGAGAACATGCCCGGACGTTGTGTGATTTAGGGTCGTCGAATCTCTGGTTCGAGCGAGCGGTTACGCCGGCCCCGTGGTCACTCCCGGCCCATGCATCTCTGTTCAGTGGGCAGTATCCACACGAACACGGGCGGACAGAACTGGGGGACGACCTCGACGGATTGCCCCTTACACGATGTCTGTCTGAGGAGGGATACACCTGCTACGGGGTATCAGCAAACGGGTTCGCTTGTCAGCGGACCGGGTTTCACGACGGATTCGACGAGTTCCACTACACGCGGGGCAGAGAGCGGTTCGACGACGCGCTCGCCGTCTCTGGCGCGGTGTTGGGCCACCTCCGTGAGACGGACGGGAGCAAACCCGGCGTTGCGATTCGGACGACCCGTTCTATTCTGGCCCACGAAAAGCCGTTGAAAAGCCTCGTCAACGCCGGCGCGGTCGGACTTGGGGCCGCCGCGGTTCGATTGCGCCCTCTCCAGCGGATCCCACATCCGCTCTGTGCTGCTGACAGCGGCTACGTGTACTCCTCGCGGGCGAACACGGCCCGACTGGAGACGATCATCCGGCGTGAGGCCGAGACGCAGACTCCGTTTTTCGTCTTCGCGAACTACATGGACACGCATCGGCCCTACAAACCGAACCAGGAGACACAGCGACGGCATCTCGGCCGCACACTCTCGCGCTCGGAACTGGAACGACTCAACGACGACGTGGCGGACCCGTGGGCGTTCATCGCCGCAGTGGAGAACGAGATGGTCAGTGACGACGACGTTGAGGCTGTACGCGGCCTGTACGCGGGCGAGGTCGAGACCGTGGACGAACAGCTACAGCGCCTGCTGGAGACGCTCGACGAGACGGGCCAGCGGGAGAACACACTCGTGGTCGTCACGAGCGACCACGGGGAGAACTTGGGTGAAACCGACGAGCGCGGAGAACGCAGGATGGGCCACGAGTCGTCGGTCAGTGACTCGCTTGCGAGAGTACCGCTCGTCGTCGCACATCCAGCTCTACCGGCGAGAACCATCGAGAAGCCGGTGTCACTTCGTCGGCTGTTCGACATCTTCACCCAGCACAGAGAACGATTTCTCGACGCCGGCGGGCGTCTCGACAGTCTCCCCTCCGAACCGATTGTGACCTGTCAGTATCCTGCCGCCGGCGGGGAGCACCTGTATCAGGCACACCCGGCGGTGCAGGACGCTGCGCTCCAGTATCGGGTTAGCGACCACGCGGTCGTCGCCTACGGGGTTGACTGGCGGGTCGGTCTCGACACGACCGGTGCCCGCTGGGCCGTCGCAGATGGGGAATCCTGTTCGTTCGATGCTGCCCCCGCTCGCCTGCGTGAGCGTGCGCACGAACAGCTCTCCGGACTTCGACACTTGTCAGACCCGACGGAACTTGACGACCCCCAAGTCTCACAGCTGGAAGCTCTTGGGTACATGTGA
- the glmU gene encoding bifunctional sugar-1-phosphate nucleotidylyltransferase/acetyltransferase has product MHIDTAVILAAGEGTRLQPLTRNRPKPMLPAANRPILEHVFDALVEAGIERLVVVVGFKRDRVQNHFGPAYRDVPITYVRQEKQLGSGHALAQARSEVDGPLLVLNGDRLIDAGTIEAVDTSFAETGDPSIAVTERRDTSRYGAVELRDGDIADFVEKPSDDGYRLINAGVYAFPESIFQSIEETPRTAGELGITDTIERLVAHERVRGVEVDGMWVDATYPWDLLTVAREVLERGQVTETERDDGVWVDDDANVHEEAVLRGPVVVGPDCEIGPDAVVGPHTAAGANVTIGANAVVQRSVLDADTRVGPGSTLLDTVTGQDVDLGASTVVPGGTADVQVGTTVFENQRLGAVIGDWTTVDGAASIAPGTLIGTDATLHTGVTVDSNVGEGVEVTR; this is encoded by the coding sequence ATGCACATCGATACCGCGGTCATCCTCGCTGCCGGCGAGGGGACCCGGCTCCAGCCGTTGACACGGAACCGGCCGAAGCCGATGTTACCGGCGGCGAACCGGCCGATCCTCGAACACGTCTTCGACGCCCTGGTCGAGGCCGGTATCGAGCGGCTGGTCGTCGTCGTCGGGTTCAAACGCGACCGCGTCCAGAACCACTTCGGCCCCGCCTACCGCGACGTTCCAATCACCTACGTCCGCCAGGAGAAACAACTCGGGAGCGGGCACGCCCTCGCACAGGCTCGGAGCGAGGTAGACGGTCCCTTACTCGTCCTGAACGGCGATCGTCTCATCGACGCCGGGACGATCGAGGCCGTCGATACATCCTTCGCCGAGACCGGTGACCCGAGTATTGCGGTCACCGAACGGCGAGACACCAGCCGGTACGGGGCCGTCGAACTGCGCGACGGCGACATCGCGGACTTCGTCGAGAAACCGAGCGACGACGGCTACCGGCTGATCAACGCCGGCGTGTACGCGTTCCCCGAGAGCATCTTCCAGTCCATCGAGGAGACGCCACGCACGGCCGGGGAACTGGGGATCACCGACACCATCGAGCGCTTGGTCGCTCACGAACGGGTCCGCGGTGTCGAGGTCGACGGGATGTGGGTCGACGCGACCTATCCGTGGGACCTGTTGACCGTCGCCCGCGAAGTCCTCGAGCGCGGGCAGGTCACCGAGACCGAACGTGATGACGGCGTCTGGGTCGACGACGACGCCAACGTCCACGAGGAAGCCGTCCTGCGTGGCCCGGTCGTCGTCGGGCCGGACTGTGAGATCGGGCCGGACGCCGTCGTCGGTCCACACACCGCCGCGGGCGCGAACGTGACGATCGGTGCCAACGCGGTCGTCCAGCGGTCGGTACTCGACGCGGACACGCGTGTCGGCCCGGGGTCGACACTGCTCGATACGGTCACCGGACAGGACGTGGATCTGGGCGCGAGCACGGTCGTTCCGGGTGGGACCGCCGACGTCCAGGTCGGGACCACCGTCTTCGAGAACCAGCGTCTCGGTGCCGTCATCGGCGACTGGACGACCGTCGACGGTGCCGCAAGTATCGCACCGGGGACGCTGATCGGCACGGACGCGACGCTGCACACGGGCGTCACGGTCGACAGCAACGTCGGCGAGGGCGTGGAGGTGACCCGCTGA
- the glmS gene encoding glutamine--fructose-6-phosphate transaminase (isomerizing), whose translation MCGIIGCVGRGDETLDTLVHGLSKLEYRGYDSAGVALTSTDEPVSICKNAGDIDGLKQALESVSLSGEVGIGHTRWSTHGPPTDANAHPHQDCHGSVAVVHNGIIENYQELRDELVGAGHTFTSDTDTEVIPHLIERELEDGANPEAAVRSAVAQLDGSFAVAVVVAGTESVFAARNDSPLVLGLTEEATFLASDVPAFRDFTDQVVYLDDGEFARLDADGWTVTDTAGTVVDKEVNTVEWDPEETGKSGYDHYMLKEIHEQPRALRQCLRGRVDELSASVDIGDLGDLSPTGVQFVACGTSYHAALYGAQLFQAAGIPAQAFLASEYATGVPPIGDALVVGVTQSGETADTLSALREARSRGARTLAVTNVVGSTVARECDHALYIRAGPEIGVAASKTFASQLAALNLLALGTTSTDDTREVIAALRDLPGQVQSILDSSAAEAVAELYQDADAYFFIGRGQQFPVALEGALKMKEITYKHAEGFAAGELKHGPLALVTEKTPVFAVVTGDDERARKTVGNIKEVEARDAPVVAVTDGQNDAARYADEVLELPETHPRAAAVLANIHLQLVSYHTAALLGRPIDKPRNLAKSVTVE comes from the coding sequence ATGTGTGGCATCATCGGCTGTGTCGGCCGCGGCGACGAGACGCTCGACACGCTCGTCCACGGGCTCTCGAAACTGGAGTACCGGGGCTACGACTCCGCTGGCGTCGCCCTGACGAGTACGGACGAACCGGTCAGTATCTGCAAGAACGCCGGCGACATCGACGGGCTCAAACAGGCGCTGGAGAGCGTCTCGCTGTCGGGCGAGGTCGGGATCGGCCACACGCGCTGGAGCACACACGGCCCGCCGACCGACGCGAACGCCCACCCTCACCAGGACTGTCACGGCTCGGTCGCCGTCGTCCACAACGGCATCATCGAGAACTACCAGGAACTCCGTGACGAACTCGTCGGGGCCGGTCACACGTTCACCTCCGACACCGACACCGAGGTGATCCCCCACCTCATCGAGCGGGAACTGGAAGACGGTGCCAATCCCGAAGCCGCCGTCCGGAGCGCCGTCGCGCAACTCGACGGGAGCTTCGCCGTCGCGGTGGTCGTCGCCGGCACCGAATCCGTCTTCGCCGCGCGCAACGACTCGCCGCTGGTGTTGGGCCTGACCGAGGAGGCGACCTTCCTCGCCAGCGACGTTCCTGCCTTCCGTGATTTCACCGACCAGGTCGTCTATCTCGACGACGGGGAGTTCGCCCGCCTCGACGCCGACGGCTGGACGGTCACCGACACCGCGGGGACCGTCGTCGACAAGGAGGTCAACACCGTCGAGTGGGACCCCGAGGAGACCGGCAAGAGCGGTTACGACCACTACATGCTCAAGGAGATCCACGAGCAGCCACGGGCGCTCCGACAGTGTCTCCGCGGCCGGGTCGACGAGCTATCCGCGAGCGTGGACATCGGCGACCTGGGTGACCTCTCGCCGACGGGCGTCCAGTTCGTCGCCTGTGGGACATCCTATCACGCGGCGCTGTACGGCGCCCAACTGTTCCAGGCCGCCGGCATCCCTGCCCAGGCGTTCCTCGCCAGCGAGTACGCGACCGGTGTCCCACCGATCGGCGATGCGCTGGTCGTCGGCGTCACCCAGAGCGGCGAGACGGCCGACACCCTCTCGGCGCTCCGGGAGGCCCGCAGTCGCGGCGCGCGTACCCTGGCCGTGACCAACGTCGTCGGCTCGACGGTCGCCCGCGAGTGTGACCACGCGCTGTACATCCGTGCCGGCCCCGAGATCGGCGTCGCCGCGAGCAAGACCTTCGCCTCGCAACTGGCCGCGCTGAACCTGCTCGCGTTGGGGACGACCTCGACCGACGACACCCGCGAGGTCATCGCCGCGCTCCGGGACTTGCCCGGACAGGTCCAGTCGATCCTGGACAGCTCGGCGGCCGAGGCGGTCGCCGAACTGTACCAGGACGCCGACGCCTACTTCTTCATCGGCCGGGGCCAGCAGTTCCCCGTCGCGCTGGAGGGCGCCCTGAAGATGAAAGAGATTACCTACAAACACGCCGAAGGGTTTGCGGCCGGCGAACTCAAACACGGGCCGCTCGCGCTCGTGACCGAGAAGACGCCGGTCTTCGCGGTCGTGACCGGCGACGACGAGCGCGCTCGGAAGACCGTCGGCAACATCAAGGAGGTCGAAGCCCGCGACGCCCCTGTGGTCGCGGTGACCGACGGCCAGAACGACGCTGCTCGGTACGCCGACGAGGTGTTGGAACTGCCCGAGACCCACCCGCGGGCCGCGGCCGTGCTGGCGAACATCCATCTGCAGTTGGTGTCGTATCACACCGCAGCGTTGTTGGGTCGGCCGATCGACAAGCCGCGGAACCTGGCCAAGAGCGTGACGGTGGAGTGA
- a CDS encoding glycosyltransferase family 2 protein codes for MVTVSVVIPTYNRASVLPRAIDSALSQTVSEIEVIVVDDASTDDTEALVDEYGSAVTYLSHSENRGGSAARNTGIEAATGEYVAFLDSDDEWHPEKIERQVACLESRSARWGGVYCGFQHERRSRLTTTVDTLVPRPTGYEGDERLLRDLLLLEFAHGGASTLLIRTPVLAELGGFDESFERHQDWEFLVRFLQRWKLAFVDECLVTKHDTGFPDIETAVRARRAFLNKFSEEVVDLALEGYPVIGRHRFSLAKLAFASGEYRRGVKYLHRASIPTIRDFLGMCRAVISGLP; via the coding sequence ATGGTCACGGTCAGTGTGGTCATCCCGACGTACAATCGAGCGAGCGTGCTCCCACGCGCAATCGACTCCGCACTGAGCCAGACCGTCTCCGAAATTGAGGTCATCGTCGTCGATGACGCCTCGACCGACGACACCGAGGCCCTCGTCGACGAGTACGGGTCGGCCGTGACCTATCTATCACACAGTGAGAACCGTGGCGGAAGCGCCGCTCGGAACACGGGTATCGAAGCCGCGACCGGAGAGTACGTGGCGTTTCTCGACTCCGACGACGAGTGGCACCCAGAGAAAATCGAGCGACAGGTGGCCTGTCTCGAAAGCAGGTCCGCGAGGTGGGGTGGCGTCTACTGTGGTTTCCAGCACGAACGGCGGTCACGACTCACGACTACCGTGGACACGCTCGTCCCACGACCGACCGGATACGAAGGCGACGAACGGCTCCTTCGAGACCTGCTCTTACTTGAGTTCGCACACGGTGGCGCGTCGACACTGTTGATTAGAACCCCGGTGTTAGCGGAATTAGGTGGGTTCGACGAATCGTTCGAGCGCCATCAAGACTGGGAGTTCCTCGTTCGGTTTCTCCAACGATGGAAACTGGCGTTCGTTGATGAGTGTCTGGTCACAAAACACGACACCGGGTTTCCAGATATCGAGACGGCAGTCCGTGCCCGTCGAGCGTTTCTCAATAAGTTCTCCGAGGAGGTCGTCGACCTCGCCCTAGAGGGTTATCCAGTCATCGGTCGGCACCGCTTTTCGCTTGCAAAGCTAGCATTCGCAAGCGGTGAGTACCGGAGAGGCGTCAAGTATCTCCACAGAGCGTCGATTCCGACGATCAGAGATTTTCTCGGTATGTGCCGGGCTGTGATTTCGGGACTGCCGTAG